The following proteins come from a genomic window of Lolium rigidum isolate FL_2022 chromosome 5, APGP_CSIRO_Lrig_0.1, whole genome shotgun sequence:
- the LOC124656790 gene encoding subtilisin-like protease SBT1.7, whose protein sequence is MASMISLLSLHSLLVLVLVQSTHSAIIPEPKNSIAEPKPDRPWSSDHTYIVQTNHLAKPSKFATLERWYASMVDTYSPRATTATDRILYTYGTVMHGFTVRLTDGEARRMSTVPGVTHVYKDRVYHTQTTRSPWFMGLHDDFGAWPDSEFGDGIIIGFIDTGIWPERASFNDTGLGPVRSTWRGNCVDAAGFNATLSCNNKLVGAKSFTTNMPDLEGYNDPSPRDIEGHGTHVSSTAAGAEVPWADLYGFSGGRASGVARNARIAMYKACVPDPLVGCPDSAVTAAIDAAVSDGVDLISLSLGGRPDDPFYNDPLAVATFGAVRRGVFVVLAGGNSGPGASSVSNVAPWMTTVGATTTDRVFPATLRLGNGVELTGQSLYTLKSKGTSMLQLVYSSCSEDDLTLDKVMGKVVVCTRMAGPGTGFYVEKAGGAGMVSPDGTNRFGDAVLALTFTLPGVMISHTAEKKLNDYMASSPYPVASFAFACETVTGENRAPMVAGFSSRGPSVLAPEILKPDLVAPGVNILAAWSGDAPPSSWDNDTRRVEFNILSGTSMACPHVAGAAALIKKVHGDWTPAMVRSALMTTAGPLDKNGRDMVDSGTVLGGAAMDATPLAAGAGLVLPRLAMDPGLVYDAGTQDYVDFLCTLNYTAKQMRQFAPEMSTGCGARSRIPGGVANVNYPSFVVVFRSSSADGGVRTLTRTVTKVSAKPETYNVTFAAPEGVAVTVTPTTLEFIRKNEKRSYTVEFSVQAQGKVRPAGTWDFGHISWENRKHRVRSPVAFNWQI, encoded by the coding sequence ATGGCTTCAATGATCTCCCTCCTCTCGCTCCACTCCCTGCTAGTTCTCGTCCTTGTCCAGTCCACACACTCAGCCATCATCCCAGAGCCCAAGAACTCCATTGCCGAGCCCAAGCCTGATCGTCCTTGGAGCTCGGACCACACCTACATCGTCCAAACCAACCACCTGGCCAAGCCATCCAAGTTCGCCACCCTCGAGCGTTGGTACGCGTCCATGGTGGACACCTACTCACCTCGTGCCACCACCGCCACGGACCGCATCCTGTACACCTACGGCACCGTCATGCATGGTTTCACCGTCAGACTCACCGACGGCGAGGCCCGGCGCATGTCGACCGTCCCCGGCGTGACCCACGTGTACAAGGACAGGGTGTACCACACCCAGACCACGAGGTCTCCCTGGTTCATGGGCCTCCACGACGACTTCGGCGCCTGGCCGGACTCGGAGTTCGGCGACGGCATCATCatcggcttcatcgacaccggcaTCTGGCCGGAACGCGCCAGCTTCAACGACACCGGACTCGGCCCCGTTCGTTCCACATGGAGGGGCAACTGCGTCGACGCCGCGGGTTTCAACGCCACCTTATCCTGCAACAACAAGCTGGTCGGCGCCAAGTCCTTCACCACCAACATGCCGGACCTGGAGGGCTACAACGACCCGAGCCCGAGGGACATCGAAGGGCATGGCACGCACGTGTcatcgacggccgccggcgcggaGGTTCCCTGGGCCGATCTGTACGGCTTCTCGGGCGGGAGGGCGAGCGGCGTGGCGCGCAATGCGAGGATCGCCATGTACAAGGCGTGCGTCCCGGACCCGCTTGTAGGATGCCCCGACTCGGCAGTCACGGCGGCGATCGACGCCGCGGTGAGCGACGGCGTGGACCTCATCTCCCTCTCCCTCGGCGGCCGTCCTGACGACCCCTTCTACAACGACCCCCTCGCCGTCGCCACATTCGGCGCAGTTCGCAGGGGCGTGTTTGTCGTCCTCGCCGGTGGCAACAGCGGTCCCGGGGCGTCTTCCGTGTCCAACGTCGCGCCATGGATGACCACCGTCGGCGCCACCACCACGGACCGCGTGTTCCCGGCGACACTCAGGCTCGGCAATGGTGTGGAGCTGACGGGCCAGTCCCTGTACACATTGAAGTCCAAGGGCACGAGCATGCTCCAGCTCGTGTACAGCTCCTGCAGCGAGGATGACCTGACGCTCGACAAGGTCATGGGCAAGGTGGTGGTGTGCACGCGGATGGCAGGACCCGGGACCGGCTTCTACGTGGAGAAAGCCGGCGGAGCAGGGATGGTGTCCCCGGACGGGACGAACCGGTTCGGGGATGCCGTCTTGGCCCTTACCTTCACGCTCCCCGGCGTCATGATCAGCCATACTGCCGAAAAGAAGCTGAACGACTACATGGCGTCGTCGCCGTACCCGGTGGCGTCGTTCGCCTTCGCCTGCGAGACGGTGACCGGCGAGAACCGGGCGCCGATGGTGGCCGGGTTCTCTTCGCGGGGCCCCAGCGTGTTGGCCCCTGAGATCCTGAAGCCGGACCTCGTCGCGCCGGGCGTGAACATCCTGGCGGCCTGGTCGGGCGACGCGCCGCCGTCGAGCTGGGACAATGACACGCGGAGAGTCGAGTTCAACATCCTCTCCGGGACGTCCATGGCGTGCCCGCATgtcgccggcgcggcggcgctgATCAAGAAGGTGCACGGCGACTGGACGCCGGCGATGGTGCGGTCGGCGCTGATGACGACCGCGGGCCCGCTCGACAAGAACGGCAGGGACATGGTCGACAGCGGCACCGTCTTGGGCGGCGCCGCGATGGACGCGACGCCGCTGGCGGCCGGGGCGGGGCTCGTCCTTCCGCGGCTCGCCATGGACCCGGGCCTGGTGTACGACGCTGGCACGCAGGACTACGTGGACTTCCTCTGCACCCTCAACTACACGGCGAAGCAGATGCGGCAGTTCGCGCCGGAGATGAGCACCGGGTGCGGCGCGAGGTCGAGGATCCCCGGGGGCGTGGCCAACGTCAACTACCCGTCTTTCGTGGTGGTGTTCcgcagcagcagcgccgacggagGCGTCCGCACGCTGACGAGGACGGTGACCAAGGTGTCGGCGAAGCCGGAGACGTACAACGTGACGTTCGCGGCGCCGGAGGGCGTGGCGGTTACCGTGACGCCGACGACGCTGGAGTTCATCAGGAAgaacgagaagcggagctacacGGTGGAGTTCAGCGTCCAGGCGCAAGGAAAGGTGAGGCCGGCCGGGACATGGGACTTCGGCCACATTTCCTGGGAGAACAGGAAGCACCGGGTGAGGAGCCCCGTTGCCTTCAACTGGCAGATCTGA